One Kitasatospora sp. NBC_01287 DNA window includes the following coding sequences:
- a CDS encoding MarR family winged helix-turn-helix transcriptional regulator — MKQVHNAAQQPAGSLAQDADDCLYDPRVRTALAEFTLGTDTLALEAASAVRAATHAVDRLRARGAQGRGLSAGALDILIRLGATSGEALSIGDLARAADVSSRNVTGLVDTLEREGLAERVPDPDDRRSVLTRITPAGRGWLDTFRLPTQRAMAGVFQGFTPADLTALRHLCLRVVANQQRLEHYLEQTEDALR, encoded by the coding sequence ATGAAGCAGGTACACAACGCAGCCCAGCAGCCCGCCGGCAGCCTGGCGCAGGACGCCGACGACTGCCTCTACGATCCCCGGGTCCGCACCGCGCTCGCCGAGTTCACCCTCGGCACCGACACCCTGGCGCTGGAGGCGGCCTCCGCGGTCCGGGCCGCCACCCACGCGGTGGACCGGCTGCGGGCCCGTGGTGCCCAGGGCCGCGGCCTGAGCGCCGGGGCCCTGGACATCCTGATCCGGCTCGGCGCCACGAGTGGTGAGGCGCTGAGCATCGGCGACCTGGCCAGGGCCGCCGATGTCAGCTCGCGCAACGTCACCGGGCTGGTCGACACGCTGGAGCGCGAGGGCCTGGCCGAGCGGGTCCCCGACCCGGACGACCGGCGCTCGGTGCTCACCCGGATCACCCCGGCCGGGCGCGGCTGGCTCGACACCTTCCGGCTGCCGACCCAGCGGGCGATGGCCGGCGTCTTCCAGGGCTTCACCCCCGCCGACCTGACCGCGCTGCGGCACCTGTGCCTGCGGGTGGTGGCGAACCAGCAGCGGCTGGAGCACTACCTGGAGCAGACCGAGGACGCGCTGCGCTGA